Proteins encoded by one window of Nicotiana tabacum cultivar K326 chromosome 10, ASM71507v2, whole genome shotgun sequence:
- the LOC107765486 gene encoding pentatricopeptide repeat-containing protein At2g20710, mitochondrial-like isoform X2 translates to MKISRLSPNSLELTAASIMPFRFNLPNGSSGCLISALIPSQIYEWITKSKHFDVLSGDVAVQLDLVSKAHGVKAAEKYFASIPDNLRTYQVYGALLNVYADAKCLKKAEDTMQKLKELGYANTVAYNVLMSLYAKMGDLDKLNSLMLEMEDKGIVGNVITYNILLNAYASVPDVEEMEKLLMKMEADPLLIDWSPYTVAAKGYLKAGDIEKASAALKKCEHKIRGKRATLAVDILLTLYTSMGKKEDVYRVWDKYKRRTKNNNSSYHCMISGLEKLGDLDGAEKIFAMWEANRVHFDVNIPNLLITAYCKKGHMEKAISLIDKLLESGKQPNGSTWNRLALGYCVQNEMEKAVETMKKAILASRPGWKPHFHSFASCVKYLQSKGDTQRERELKDLLRVRGLFPEEFERGLKKYIEIGNRMSEALDETNLELAAEYMCVCSS, encoded by the exons GTTCAATTTACCAAATGGCTCTAGTGGATGCTTGATTTCTGCTCTTATACCATCGCAGATTTATGAGTGGATTACCAAGTCCAAGCATTTTGATGTATTGTCTGGAGATGTTGCAGTCCAACTGGATTTGGTATCAAAAGCCCATGGTGTGAAAGCCGCAGAGAAGTATTTCGCTAGCATTCCAGATAATTTAAGAACCTACCAGGTATATGGCGCTCTCTTGAACGTCTATGCTGATGCAAAATGCTTAAAAAAAGCAGAAGATACCATGCAAAAGCTGAAGGAGTTGGGCTATGCTAACACCGTGGCGTACAATGTCCTGATGTCCCTTTATGCTAAAATGGGAGATCTTGATAAGCTCAACTCACTTATGCTAGAGATGGAAGACAAGGGAATTGTTGGTAACGTGATTACCTACAATATCCTCTTAAATGCATATGCATCTGTTCCAGATGTTGAGGAGATGGAGAAGCTTCTGATGAAAATGGAAGCTGATCCACTGCTGATTGATTGGAGTCCTTATACAGTTGCTGCCAAGGGATACCTGAAAGCTGGTGATATAGAAAAGGCTTCCGCGGCATTGAAGAAATGCGAGCACAAAATCAGGGGGAAAAGGGCAACGCTtgctgttgacatacttcttacTCTCTATACTAGCATGGGAAAGAAAGAAGATGTGTATCGTGTATGGGATAAATACAAGAGAAGAACTAAGAATAACAATTCAAGCTATCATTGTATGATAAGTGGACTAGAAAAGTTGGGTGATCTTGATGGCGCAGAGAAGATATTTGCCATGTGGGAAGCAAACAGGGTACACTTTGACGTGAATATTCCAAATTTGCTGATAACTGCTTACTGCAAAAAGGGTCATATGGAAAAGGCTATATCACTCATAGATAAACTCTTGGAGAGTGGGAAGCAGCCTAATGGGAGCACATGGAATCGTCTAGCACTCGGTTATTGTGTACAGAACGAGATGGAGAAGGCAGTCGAGACGATGAAGAAAGCAATCTTGGCTAGTCGGCCAGGGTGGAAACCGCACTTCCATAGTTTCGCTTCCTGTGTGAAGTACTTGCAATCAAAAGGAGATACTCAAAGAGAAAGAGAGCTTAAAGATTTACTTAGGGTGCGAGGTCTCTTCCCGGAGGAATTTGAGAGGGGTCTGAAAAAGTATATTGAAATTGGAAATCGTATGTCTGAGGCACTTGATGAAACAAACCTTGA GCTTGCAGCTGAGTACATGTGTGTCTGTTCTTCTTGA